From a region of the Roseivirga sp. 4D4 genome:
- a CDS encoding class I SAM-dependent methyltransferase: MKADKITSIYAKGTKRKLLKLFGVQMKDPYMKYKEITIFQQLFTSLKPKKCLEYGCGTSTLYYLDFLPKETKWYSIEHHEEWFKKIHASNDRDNLELIHVLIGDNEPSSLEDDDYVNYPEQFGKFDFILVDGIRREHCIQKAHDLLTDDGLLIVHDSNREQYHSLIKEFPNWMIIEDFRKSAGGIGFASKKLDLENVLDLDSHIGLWKLDTKISNFFKFKFLLGKKAKPFRFQRSSS; this comes from the coding sequence ATGAAAGCAGACAAAATTACTTCGATTTATGCTAAAGGGACTAAGCGGAAATTGCTCAAGCTCTTTGGGGTTCAAATGAAGGATCCTTATATGAAGTATAAGGAGATCACGATATTTCAACAGCTTTTCACAAGTCTCAAACCTAAGAAGTGTTTAGAGTATGGCTGTGGCACAAGTACCTTATACTATTTGGATTTTCTGCCAAAAGAAACAAAGTGGTACTCTATTGAACACCATGAAGAGTGGTTCAAAAAAATTCATGCATCTAATGACAGAGATAATCTGGAGCTGATCCATGTACTTATTGGTGATAATGAACCTTCAAGCCTCGAAGATGATGATTATGTGAATTACCCTGAGCAATTTGGAAAGTTTGATTTCATTTTGGTGGATGGTATAAGGCGGGAGCATTGTATTCAAAAAGCCCACGATTTACTAACCGATGATGGCTTGTTGATCGTGCATGACAGCAACAGAGAACAGTATCATTCACTGATCAAAGAGTTTCCAAATTGGATGATTATCGAGGATTTTAGGAAGTCTGCGGGAGGAATAGGTTTTGCTAGTAAGAAATTGGATCTAGAAAATGTACTTGACCTTGATAGTCATATCGGCCTATGGAAGTTAGATACCAAAATTTCTAACTTCTTCAAATTCAAATTCTTGCTTGGAAAGAAGGCTAAGCCCTTTCGTTTTCAAAGATCCTCTAGCTAA
- a CDS encoding glycoside hydrolase — MKKNIPYYLIVFALILWGCSEEAPEVEPRISDLPELIDDDCLYCPGGGGGGSGGGSGSGGGGTGGGSNVEFKLYMRGKNSLSINQGRSSNGTTWVGQGAVSSPSETDIGPASVYFNNKIYVFHADPASGYQIKYSYSSDGGNTWQGNTIMVSGATTLNPLTAAVWNNQIYVAFESPIGGFGGDDRILIMRSSDGTNWNNPITVAVTSAENQGAFEGTNPGYLTVHNNELYIFYNRGNDDKVFYKKFNGISSTWGSPVEITGSVGGAIQGGKFGVTAASLNGNLYAVYHANNNRMVARQVVPATSATTAVYVTSSAKTAFRPSMTADGNKLVLVYRGESSSQTFYATSTNGTNWSGNLWAVGETSRPPYIICY, encoded by the coding sequence ATGAAAAAGAACATTCCCTATTACCTAATTGTTTTTGCCCTCATTCTTTGGGGATGCAGTGAAGAAGCACCAGAAGTTGAACCGCGAATCAGCGATCTACCCGAACTGATAGATGATGACTGTTTGTATTGTCCTGGCGGAGGAGGTGGTGGCTCCGGTGGTGGAAGCGGCAGTGGTGGAGGTGGCACAGGAGGTGGCAGCAATGTTGAGTTTAAACTTTATATGAGAGGAAAGAACTCTCTATCTATCAACCAAGGCAGGAGCTCAAATGGCACTACCTGGGTAGGACAAGGTGCAGTCAGTTCACCTTCAGAAACGGATATAGGACCGGCATCAGTCTACTTTAACAATAAAATCTATGTATTTCATGCCGATCCCGCTAGTGGCTACCAGATTAAATATTCATATTCATCAGATGGAGGAAATACATGGCAAGGAAACACAATTATGGTCTCTGGGGCTACCACGCTAAACCCTCTGACGGCAGCTGTCTGGAACAATCAAATCTATGTTGCCTTTGAGAGCCCAATTGGGGGCTTTGGAGGCGATGACCGAATTCTAATAATGAGATCCAGTGACGGTACAAATTGGAATAACCCCATTACGGTGGCGGTCACTTCAGCTGAGAATCAAGGTGCGTTTGAAGGAACCAACCCAGGATATTTAACAGTTCATAACAACGAGTTATACATTTTCTACAATAGAGGAAATGACGACAAGGTGTTTTATAAAAAGTTTAACGGAATAAGCAGTACATGGGGAAGCCCAGTCGAGATCACGGGATCTGTTGGCGGAGCTATTCAGGGCGGTAAATTCGGTGTGACGGCAGCAAGCCTTAACGGTAATCTATACGCTGTTTATCACGCTAACAATAATCGCATGGTAGCAAGGCAAGTTGTACCAGCAACGTCAGCAACAACTGCCGTTTATGTTACATCTTCGGCCAAAACTGCATTCAGACCATCCATGACGGCAGATGGCAACAAACTTGTTCTGGTCTATAGGGGTGAATCAAGTTCGCAAACCTTCTATGCCACGAGTACCAACGGAACGAACTGGTCAGGTAATCTGTGGGCAGTTGGTGAGACAAGTAGGCCTCCTTATATTATTTGTTATTAA
- the ahcY gene encoding adenosylhomocysteinase — protein sequence MQETLEYKVKDINLSDWGRKEIELAEAEMPGLMSLREEFGPSQILKGARIAGCLHMTIQTAVLIETLRDLGAEVSWSSCNIFSTQDHAAAAIAKAGIPVYAWKGMNDEEFDWCIEQTLFAFEGGKPLNMILDDGGDLTNMVLDKYPELVPNIKGLSEETTTGVHRLYERMKNGTLPMPAINVNDSVTKSKFDNKYGCKESLVDAIRRATDVMLAGKVAVVAGYGDVGKGSAASLAGAGVRVIVTEIDPICALQAAMDGFEVQKMDNAIPRANIIVTATGNYNIIQQRHFEAMKDKTIVCNIGHFDNEIDMAWLNGNHGDSKVEIKPQVDLYNVNGNDIIVLAEGRLVNLGCATGHPSFVMSNSFTNQTLAQIELWTNTDAYENAVYTLPKHLDEKVAKLHLANIGVELEELTQEQAEYIGVTVEGPYKPEHYRY from the coding sequence ATGCAAGAAACACTTGAGTACAAAGTAAAAGATATTAATCTATCAGATTGGGGTAGAAAAGAGATTGAATTAGCTGAGGCCGAAATGCCTGGTTTGATGTCTTTGAGAGAAGAGTTTGGCCCATCACAAATCCTTAAAGGAGCAAGGATAGCCGGTTGTCTTCATATGACAATTCAGACAGCTGTTCTTATCGAAACATTGAGAGATCTAGGTGCAGAAGTTTCTTGGTCTTCATGCAATATTTTCTCCACACAGGATCATGCCGCTGCGGCAATTGCTAAGGCAGGAATTCCAGTTTATGCTTGGAAAGGTATGAATGATGAAGAGTTCGATTGGTGTATTGAGCAAACCCTATTCGCGTTTGAAGGAGGAAAGCCTCTCAATATGATCCTTGATGATGGCGGTGACCTTACTAACATGGTATTGGATAAATACCCTGAGTTAGTACCGAATATTAAAGGTCTTTCTGAAGAAACTACTACTGGTGTTCACAGGCTTTATGAGCGTATGAAAAATGGGACGCTTCCAATGCCTGCAATCAATGTGAATGATTCAGTGACAAAATCAAAATTTGACAACAAGTATGGTTGCAAGGAATCTCTAGTAGATGCAATCAGAAGGGCAACAGACGTAATGCTTGCTGGTAAAGTAGCTGTAGTAGCTGGATATGGTGATGTTGGAAAAGGGTCTGCCGCTTCTTTGGCTGGTGCCGGTGTTCGCGTAATTGTTACTGAAATTGATCCAATCTGTGCGCTTCAAGCCGCAATGGATGGTTTCGAAGTTCAGAAGATGGACAATGCCATTCCTAGAGCTAACATTATTGTGACTGCTACGGGTAATTATAATATTATCCAGCAGCGACACTTTGAAGCAATGAAGGATAAAACCATCGTTTGTAACATTGGTCACTTCGATAATGAAATTGATATGGCTTGGTTGAATGGTAACCATGGTGATAGCAAAGTAGAGATCAAACCTCAAGTGGATCTTTACAATGTTAATGGTAACGATATCATTGTTTTGGCTGAAGGTCGTCTGGTGAATCTTGGCTGTGCAACTGGTCATCCATCATTTGTAATGTCGAATTCATTTACAAATCAGACATTAGCACAAATCGAGCTTTGGACTAATACGGATGCTTATGAAAATGCGGTGTATACTTTGCCAAAGCACTTAGATGAGAAGGTTGCTAAACTTCACCTTGCTAATATTGGTGTTGAACTTGAAGAACTAACTCAGGAGCAAGCAGAATATATTGGAGTAACGGTTGAAGGTCCTTATAAGCCAGAACACTACAGGTACTAG
- a CDS encoding biotin--[acetyl-CoA-carboxylase] ligase, translating into MPSCHSTNDIALEMIRNTDIGEGTVIITDHQINGRGQRGNSWLASPGENITMSLVLKPKFLEASQQYFLNMGVSLGVLKTVNDTLGEDKGMIKWPNDILIDKHKVAGVLIENVLVGKKIDHSIVGIGLNVNQLNFSGIKATSLRDNLGRRLELKNILESLVENIEAFYLKLKAHKTSEIKGEYLRYLLGYKTKLRFKSEFEFDGIIENVTDSGLLSVLVNGETKEFNFQEIGFIL; encoded by the coding sequence ATGCCAAGTTGTCATTCTACCAACGACATTGCCCTGGAAATGATCAGAAACACTGACATTGGAGAGGGGACTGTCATTATAACCGACCACCAAATAAATGGCAGGGGACAAAGGGGGAATTCTTGGTTGGCTAGCCCTGGTGAGAACATTACAATGTCTCTAGTGCTCAAACCTAAATTTCTAGAGGCATCTCAACAGTACTTTTTAAATATGGGTGTGTCTTTGGGCGTTTTGAAGACAGTGAATGACACATTAGGCGAAGATAAAGGCATGATTAAATGGCCGAATGATATTTTAATAGATAAGCACAAAGTCGCAGGTGTTTTGATAGAAAATGTTTTGGTGGGTAAAAAAATCGATCATTCTATTGTTGGCATCGGACTCAATGTCAACCAATTGAATTTTAGCGGAATTAAGGCCACTTCTCTTAGAGATAATTTGGGTAGAAGACTTGAATTGAAAAACATTTTGGAATCTTTGGTCGAGAATATCGAGGCTTTTTACTTAAAGCTTAAAGCTCATAAGACCTCTGAGATAAAAGGAGAGTATTTGAGGTATCTATTAGGGTATAAGACTAAGCTCAGATTTAAATCAGAATTTGAATTTGATGGTATCATCGAGAATGTCACTGATTCAGGGTTGTTGTCAGTTTTAGTCAATGGTGAGACCAAAGAGTTCAATTTCCAAGAAATCGGGTTCATCCTTTAA
- the rsfS gene encoding ribosome silencing factor, protein MSSEELSNIVVKGMEEKKAEDIVIMDLRKVKGAISDFFIICSGNSDTQIEAIAESVEDEMKKASKESPWRKEGFTNREWILIDYVNVVAHIFNKGKRDHYAIEELWGDAIITQVSQNP, encoded by the coding sequence ATGAGTTCTGAAGAATTGAGCAACATCGTTGTTAAGGGGATGGAAGAGAAGAAAGCTGAGGACATTGTCATAATGGACCTTAGAAAGGTAAAAGGTGCGATAAGTGATTTTTTCATCATTTGCTCTGGAAATTCTGATACCCAAATCGAGGCAATAGCCGAATCTGTTGAAGATGAAATGAAGAAAGCCTCTAAGGAGAGCCCTTGGCGAAAAGAGGGGTTCACAAATAGAGAGTGGATTCTTATCGACTACGTCAATGTTGTGGCTCATATTTTCAATAAAGGGAAACGCGATCACTATGCCATTGAAGAACTATGGGGTGACGCAATCATTACGCAAGTCTCTCAAAATCCATAG
- the ftsH gene encoding ATP-dependent zinc metalloprotease FtsH, with translation MPDNPRKKNILGKPGPAGKRPNNQVWIFVSLIIVFFAVSYFTSQSSGIAITKSRFEDMIKSNDVARVVFINGQNTVEVTLKQEALQNAKYKTELDGNSVFGFNSGPHYTIQKQFFSAEDFRTYYDNFLETSNIPQQQRVTTEFDDRTTIMDFLSTWGFLILIVLFFWLMMRRMTGNAGPGGQIFNIGKSRAALFDAENKVKITFDNVAGLDEAKEEVKEIVDFLKNPSKFTKLGGKIPKGALLVGPPGTGKTLLAKAVAGEAAVPFFSLSGSDFVEMFVGVGAARVRDLFKQAKEKAPCIVFIDEIDAIGRSRGKGQMPGSNDERENTLNSLLVEMDGFATDSGVIILAATNRPDVLDNALLRPGRFDRQIGIDKPDIVGREAIFKVHLGPIKLAKDIDAKKLSAQTPGFAGAEIANVCNEAALIAARKDKKAVDMEDFQDAIDRVIGGLEKKSKIISPEEKKIVAYHEAGHAVAGWFLEHADPLVKVSIVPRGVAALGYAQYLPKEQFLYQTEQLIDEMCMTLGGRAAEEIIFGKISTGALSDLERVTKVAYSIVTVYGMNEKVGHISFYDSKQNEYGFSKPYSEDTAKTIDEEVKKIVDSAYQRTIGLLTDKKSELEVLAKELLAKEILFQSDLEGLIGPRPFEKQTTYEAFTNNNGKAEEEISEEAKTEEAVEEPIVEDTGTPEASTEEPKAE, from the coding sequence ATGCCGGATAATCCAAGAAAGAAAAATATACTAGGCAAACCTGGACCAGCAGGTAAAAGACCAAATAATCAGGTATGGATTTTCGTATCCCTGATCATAGTATTTTTCGCAGTATCATACTTTACAAGTCAAAGTTCTGGCATAGCCATTACAAAGTCGCGATTCGAAGATATGATCAAGAGCAATGATGTTGCTCGAGTGGTTTTTATTAATGGTCAAAATACCGTAGAGGTAACACTTAAGCAAGAGGCGCTTCAAAACGCCAAATATAAGACTGAGCTGGATGGTAATAGTGTCTTTGGCTTTAACAGTGGGCCACACTACACCATTCAAAAACAGTTCTTCTCAGCAGAGGATTTCAGGACATATTACGACAACTTCTTAGAAACAAGTAATATCCCACAACAACAGAGAGTTACTACTGAATTTGATGACAGAACCACCATCATGGACTTCTTGAGTACATGGGGTTTCTTGATACTTATTGTCCTTTTCTTCTGGTTGATGATGCGTAGGATGACGGGAAATGCTGGTCCTGGCGGACAAATATTCAATATTGGCAAATCTCGAGCAGCACTTTTTGATGCTGAAAACAAAGTAAAGATCACTTTTGACAACGTTGCCGGACTTGATGAGGCAAAAGAGGAAGTGAAAGAAATTGTCGACTTCTTAAAGAACCCATCTAAGTTCACCAAACTTGGAGGTAAAATACCTAAAGGTGCTCTGCTTGTAGGCCCTCCTGGTACAGGTAAGACTTTATTAGCAAAAGCCGTAGCGGGTGAAGCCGCTGTCCCTTTCTTCTCTTTATCAGGGTCTGACTTTGTTGAGATGTTTGTGGGTGTTGGTGCTGCAAGAGTAAGAGATCTCTTTAAGCAGGCTAAGGAGAAAGCGCCATGTATTGTTTTCATTGACGAGATTGATGCCATCGGTCGTTCCAGAGGCAAAGGACAGATGCCTGGCTCTAATGATGAAAGAGAGAATACATTGAACTCCCTCTTGGTAGAAATGGATGGTTTTGCAACCGATTCTGGCGTAATTATTCTGGCCGCAACCAACCGCCCTGACGTGCTAGATAATGCCCTTTTAAGGCCTGGTCGATTTGATAGACAAATCGGTATTGATAAACCAGATATTGTTGGTAGAGAAGCCATATTCAAAGTACATCTCGGACCCATTAAATTGGCGAAGGACATTGATGCCAAAAAATTATCTGCTCAAACTCCAGGTTTTGCCGGAGCAGAAATTGCCAATGTTTGCAACGAAGCGGCATTAATTGCTGCAAGAAAAGACAAGAAGGCTGTCGATATGGAAGACTTCCAGGACGCTATTGACAGAGTGATAGGTGGGCTTGAAAAGAAAAGCAAGATTATTTCACCAGAAGAAAAGAAGATTGTTGCCTACCATGAGGCAGGTCACGCGGTGGCAGGATGGTTCTTGGAACATGCTGACCCATTGGTTAAAGTATCTATTGTACCTAGAGGAGTTGCTGCACTTGGATACGCTCAATACCTTCCCAAAGAACAGTTCTTGTATCAGACAGAACAACTGATTGACGAGATGTGTATGACGTTGGGTGGCCGAGCAGCCGAAGAAATCATTTTCGGTAAAATATCTACTGGCGCCTTGAGCGACTTAGAGAGAGTCACGAAAGTGGCCTACAGTATTGTGACTGTTTACGGCATGAACGAAAAAGTGGGGCATATCTCTTTCTACGATTCTAAGCAAAACGAATATGGATTCTCAAAACCTTATTCGGAAGATACTGCTAAGACCATTGATGAAGAAGTAAAGAAGATCGTTGATTCTGCCTATCAAAGAACTATCGGCCTTCTAACTGACAAGAAATCTGAACTTGAAGTTTTGGCAAAAGAACTTCTTGCAAAAGAGATATTATTCCAGTCTGACTTAGAGGGACTGATAGGACCTCGTCCTTTTGAAAAGCAGACCACTTATGAAGCGTTTACCAATAATAATGGAAAAGCTGAGGAAGAAATTTCTGAAGAAGCCAAAACCGAGGAAGCGGTGGAAGAACCAATAGTTGAAGACACGGGAACTCCTGAGGCATCAACTGAAGAACCTAAGGCAGAATAA
- a CDS encoding UDP-2,3-diacylglucosamine diphosphatase: MELNPAPNQKVYFASDFHLGVPTTEVSLEREKKIIRWLDECKKDAHTIFLVGDLFDFWFEYRSTVPKGFTRFLGKLSEISDAGINLVIFTGNHDLWMFGYLDREIGAKVIYDPIDVSIDDIKLFIGHGDGIGPGDKGYKFLKKIFRNRFFQWCFRWLHPNIGIGLANFWSGKSRAQANDTEQRFMGEDEWLWSFAKAMEKQKHYDYYIFGHRHLPLDLEVGQNSKYINLGEWLNYCTYAEYSDGKIELKTFEA, from the coding sequence ATGGAATTAAACCCAGCTCCAAACCAAAAAGTCTACTTCGCATCAGATTTTCATCTGGGCGTACCTACTACAGAAGTCAGTTTGGAACGAGAAAAAAAAATAATCCGCTGGCTCGATGAATGTAAAAAGGACGCGCATACAATCTTTCTTGTAGGCGACCTCTTTGACTTTTGGTTTGAGTATAGGTCAACAGTACCTAAAGGTTTTACGAGATTCTTGGGCAAGCTATCCGAGATTTCGGATGCAGGAATCAACCTGGTTATATTCACCGGTAACCATGATCTGTGGATGTTTGGTTATCTAGATAGGGAAATTGGTGCCAAGGTAATTTATGACCCCATAGATGTGTCCATCGATGACATTAAACTTTTTATAGGGCATGGAGATGGCATTGGCCCCGGTGACAAAGGTTATAAATTCCTCAAGAAAATCTTCAGGAATCGATTTTTTCAATGGTGCTTCCGTTGGCTCCATCCTAACATTGGAATAGGCTTAGCTAATTTTTGGTCAGGCAAGAGTCGTGCTCAAGCCAATGATACTGAGCAAAGATTCATGGGTGAAGATGAGTGGCTTTGGAGCTTCGCCAAGGCAATGGAAAAACAGAAACACTATGACTACTATATCTTTGGTCATAGACACCTTCCATTAGACCTGGAAGTTGGACAGAACAGCAAGTACATTAATCTGGGTGAATGGCTTAACTATTGCACTTATGCGGAATACAGTGATGGGAAAATCGAACTAAAGACTTTTGAAGCTTAG
- a CDS encoding TolC family protein translates to MKKILYTCLALVTLSSLTLAQRTLTLEECIDIALDNNISIKTARNNAISAKAGYTQSKFNFLPSLSANASHNWSEGLQFDQTVGNLVNTTALSGGGSLSAGVTIFNGFRNVLTMGQRKLQYEASLQTIKSNIQVTEAQVIGSFLDIISTNEQLKIAIQTLDLLNDQLARQESIERAGTGSMEQVYNFRAQIAQQKLTKVNLENQLATSELTLLQLLLLDTTQDYEFAGVTSNDAQLEQEVEEFTTIYERAESFSPSLRSAEISMEASKKALKISQYQWMPTLSAGASWGTSWSSNFVNVLERDPVTQAPTRTEVADWSTQFEANERKGANLNLNIPLFTRFANRTAVQQSKVQYLNAELNLEQTKNTLINQVQQAYLNLVNAKTSYAAAKESLVNLNTSFEFSKTRYESGTIDFVTYLQSLNLKNGAEFQLVQARYAIMLRKLILDIFTGELDPENSN, encoded by the coding sequence ATGAAAAAGATTTTATACACATGTTTGGCCTTAGTTACGCTTTCGAGCTTGACTTTAGCTCAACGAACCCTCACACTTGAAGAGTGTATTGATATAGCGCTTGATAATAATATTAGTATCAAGACAGCCAGAAATAATGCAATCAGTGCTAAGGCTGGGTATACCCAAAGTAAGTTTAATTTTTTACCTAGTCTGAGTGCCAATGCCAGTCATAACTGGAGTGAAGGACTTCAATTTGACCAAACTGTCGGTAACTTGGTTAATACTACCGCACTAAGTGGTGGTGGTTCTCTCAGTGCAGGGGTTACAATATTTAATGGTTTTAGAAATGTCTTAACCATGGGTCAGCGAAAGCTTCAATATGAAGCTTCTCTACAGACTATTAAAAGCAATATACAGGTCACCGAGGCCCAAGTAATTGGTTCTTTTCTGGATATTATTTCCACTAATGAGCAGTTGAAAATTGCTATTCAGACACTTGACTTACTCAATGATCAGTTAGCAAGACAGGAGAGTATTGAACGTGCCGGTACCGGTAGTATGGAGCAAGTCTATAATTTCAGAGCCCAAATTGCACAACAAAAACTGACTAAGGTTAACTTAGAAAACCAATTGGCTACCAGTGAGCTTACCTTACTGCAATTGTTGTTGTTAGACACAACTCAGGACTATGAGTTTGCCGGTGTTACATCAAATGATGCTCAGTTGGAGCAAGAGGTTGAGGAGTTTACTACTATATATGAAAGAGCTGAGAGCTTTAGCCCTAGCCTCAGGTCTGCCGAAATTAGTATGGAGGCTTCTAAGAAAGCGCTTAAGATTTCTCAATATCAATGGATGCCTACGTTAAGTGCAGGTGCATCATGGGGAACCAGTTGGTCCTCGAACTTTGTGAATGTGCTAGAGAGAGATCCGGTTACACAAGCACCCACCCGTACTGAGGTTGCTGATTGGAGTACACAATTTGAAGCCAATGAGCGAAAGGGTGCGAACTTGAATTTGAACATACCTCTCTTTACAAGGTTTGCCAATAGAACGGCAGTACAGCAGTCCAAAGTGCAATACCTCAATGCTGAGCTGAACCTTGAACAAACAAAGAATACCCTCATAAATCAAGTTCAACAAGCATATCTAAACCTTGTTAATGCAAAAACCAGTTATGCTGCTGCTAAAGAAAGTTTGGTCAACTTGAATACTTCTTTTGAGTTCTCAAAAACAAGGTATGAGAGTGGTACTATTGATTTTGTAACGTACCTGCAGAGTCTTAATCTCAAAAACGGTGCTGAATTTCAGTTAGTTCAAGCAAGATATGCTATCATGTTGAGAAAACTGATTCTCGACATCTTTACAGGCGAATTGGATCCAGAGAATTCTAATTAA
- a CDS encoding ABC transporter ATP-binding protein, whose protein sequence is MITTKGLKKFYYTDEIETTALNNVNLAIGEGEFVAIMGPSGCGKSTLLNIIGLLDNPSEGEFYFYDEEVSKYSERQRAELRKKNIGFVFQSFNLIDELTVYENVELPLIYLKYPSADRKKRVEEVLETMQIMHRKDHFPQQLSGGQQQRVAVARAVVAKPNLILADEPTGNLDSTNGQEVMTLLSDLNAKGTTVVMVTHSATDAEYAHRVINLFDGQVVSENINSKENSLV, encoded by the coding sequence ATTATTACTACAAAAGGTCTCAAGAAGTTCTATTACACTGATGAGATCGAAACTACTGCACTAAACAACGTTAATCTGGCGATTGGCGAGGGAGAATTCGTGGCAATCATGGGTCCTTCTGGTTGCGGAAAATCTACTTTACTTAATATCATTGGTCTGTTGGACAACCCTTCTGAAGGTGAGTTCTATTTTTATGATGAAGAGGTCTCAAAATATTCTGAAAGACAAAGAGCTGAGCTTAGGAAGAAGAACATTGGTTTCGTATTCCAGAGCTTTAACTTGATTGACGAGCTTACAGTTTATGAAAATGTTGAGCTTCCTTTGATTTACTTGAAGTACCCTTCTGCCGACAGAAAGAAAAGAGTCGAAGAAGTGTTAGAGACTATGCAGATTATGCACAGAAAAGATCACTTCCCTCAACAGCTTTCTGGTGGTCAGCAACAAAGGGTTGCCGTAGCAAGAGCTGTAGTTGCTAAGCCAAACCTTATTCTTGCGGATGAGCCTACTGGTAACTTGGACTCAACTAATGGTCAGGAAGTAATGACTTTGTTGAGCGACTTGAATGCTAAAGGAACAACGGTTGTAATGGTGACGCACTCCGCTACTGATGCAGAATATGCGCACAGAGTGATCAACCTATTTGATGGTCAGGTAGTTTCTGAGAACATCAATTCCAAAGAGAACTCTCTAGTTTAA
- a CDS encoding efflux RND transporter periplasmic adaptor subunit, with amino-acid sequence MDKKIKKKTFTTKRVVTILGSAGLVFLILYVFVFADKASKLNVDSEKISMATVVEGPFQEYIPIEGTVQPKATFFLDAKVGGNVQEKFLEGGVEVQKGDTILKLENSSLEMQYIREQTQTNRLTNEIEIANNNLTQSLFRSNAQVIAIDFDIDEAKDIYTRNQQLWKDKVISEQEYLNSKRRYDRLIATRANTIRQKEFDSINSISQVSQNKQRLITSQESLKIVEGQLDDLFVTAPVGGLLSTVNAEIGQNINQGTTIAQIDDLEGFKIEANVDQHYLPRVYEGLVGTYDFAGSTYSLEIRKKFPEINNGTFVVEMVGDVPAGVRRGQTISIRLQLSEEKNAIQIPRGSFFQTTGGNWIFVVDESGTVATRRQIRIGNQTPRHYEVLEGLQPGEKVIFSSYEGYDDKDKLIIKQ; translated from the coding sequence ATGGATAAAAAAATCAAAAAGAAAACATTCACTACCAAAAGGGTCGTCACAATACTTGGTAGTGCTGGATTAGTATTCCTTATACTATATGTTTTTGTTTTTGCCGATAAGGCTTCAAAACTCAATGTCGATTCAGAGAAAATCAGTATGGCCACAGTGGTTGAGGGGCCATTTCAAGAATACATACCTATAGAAGGTACAGTTCAACCAAAGGCTACTTTCTTCTTGGATGCGAAGGTTGGTGGTAATGTCCAAGAGAAATTTCTCGAGGGAGGTGTAGAGGTTCAGAAGGGTGATACTATTCTGAAGCTGGAAAATAGCAGTTTGGAAATGCAGTACATCCGGGAGCAAACCCAGACGAACAGGTTGACGAATGAGATTGAGATCGCTAACAACAATTTGACACAATCATTATTTAGATCAAATGCACAGGTGATTGCTATTGATTTTGATATAGATGAAGCAAAAGACATTTATACACGAAATCAACAACTCTGGAAGGATAAAGTGATCTCGGAGCAAGAGTACCTGAACTCAAAAAGAAGATACGACAGGTTGATTGCCACAAGAGCAAATACGATCAGACAGAAGGAATTTGACTCTATTAACTCCATAAGTCAGGTAAGCCAAAATAAACAAAGACTTATCACTTCTCAAGAGAGTCTGAAAATCGTTGAAGGACAACTAGATGACCTTTTTGTTACAGCTCCAGTTGGAGGTCTGTTGTCTACTGTGAATGCTGAAATTGGACAAAATATAAACCAAGGTACTACAATCGCCCAAATTGATGATTTAGAAGGCTTTAAGATTGAGGCAAATGTCGATCAGCATTATTTACCAAGGGTTTATGAAGGCCTTGTAGGTACTTATGACTTTGCTGGCTCTACTTACTCTTTAGAGATCAGAAAAAAATTCCCAGAAATTAACAATGGTACTTTCGTAGTTGAAATGGTAGGCGATGTGCCTGCGGGCGTTAGAAGGGGACAAACGATCTCTATTCGACTTCAACTAAGTGAAGAAAAGAACGCTATTCAAATTCCCAGAGGAAGCTTTTTCCAGACTACAGGTGGTAACTGGATATTCGTTGTAGACGAGTCTGGAACTGTAGCAACAAGAAGACAAATTAGAATTGGAAACCAGACGCCACGTCATTATGAAGTGCTTGAAGGTTTACAACCTGGAGAAAAAGTCATATTTTCATCTTACGAAGGATATGATGACAAAGACAAATTAATAATCAAACAATAA